A window of the Desulfobacula toluolica Tol2 genome harbors these coding sequences:
- the fmt gene encoding methionyl-tRNA formyltransferase — protein sequence MKQKICVIYMGTPDFSVPALQHLAAQDDFHISLVVTQPDRPKGRGKKLAPSPVKTAALELGLDVFQPEKINTQEAKDKLLSLQPDFFVVAAFGQILSQEILDIPKVYPINIHASLLPKYRGASPIQASILNMDEITGVTTMVMAKGMDTGDILLTSETPISEHDTAQDIHDRLGEIGADLIVKTIHAILDNRLKPMPQDHSKATNVKMLKKSDGKINWNLSNRQIRAHINAMTPWPGAFTHLENKLIKIYTAKTSDKPANHEPGVIFQCDKEGIHVTTGNGCLTILELMGSSGKRLKAMDFLCGHKIDPPVKFDL from the coding sequence ATGAAACAAAAAATATGTGTCATATACATGGGAACACCTGATTTCAGTGTTCCGGCTTTGCAGCACCTGGCGGCACAGGATGATTTTCATATCAGCCTGGTGGTCACTCAACCGGACAGGCCCAAGGGCAGAGGGAAAAAACTTGCACCCTCCCCTGTCAAAACTGCTGCGCTCGAGCTGGGCCTTGATGTTTTTCAACCCGAAAAAATCAACACACAAGAGGCAAAAGACAAACTTTTATCCCTTCAACCTGATTTTTTTGTTGTTGCAGCATTTGGGCAGATCCTTTCACAGGAAATTTTGGACATTCCCAAAGTATATCCCATAAACATCCATGCCTCTCTGTTACCCAAATACAGGGGGGCATCCCCCATCCAGGCATCCATTCTGAATATGGATGAGATCACCGGGGTTACCACCATGGTTATGGCCAAAGGAATGGACACAGGAGATATTCTGCTGACATCAGAAACACCCATATCAGAACATGATACTGCCCAGGATATCCATGACCGGCTGGGGGAAATCGGTGCGGACCTTATTGTGAAAACCATTCATGCCATTTTGGACAACCGCCTGAAACCCATGCCCCAGGATCACTCAAAGGCCACGAATGTCAAAATGCTCAAAAAAAGTGACGGCAAGATCAACTGGAACCTTTCCAACCGACAGATCCGTGCCCATATCAATGCCATGACACCCTGGCCAGGCGCATTCACCCATCTTGAGAATAAATTGATCAAAATTTATACTGCCAAGACATCTGACAAGCCTGCCAACCATGAGCCAGGAGTCATTTTTCAATGCGACAAAGAAGGTATCCATGTAACAACCGGAAACGGCTGCCTGACAATTCTTGAACTGATGGGGTCGTCCGGGAAACGATTAAAAGCCATGGACTTTTTATGCGGTCACAAGATTGATCCACCTGTAAAATTTGATCTTTAG
- the def gene encoding peptide deformylase, protein MAILKILTYPEKSLLQPSDKVDTIDDDIRKLTEDMGETMFEAPGVGLAAPQVGVNKRIIVYDSNAANPEDDGSKKEFTALINPEIISASGSIISEKEACLSVLDYSSDVKRYETVTVKALNTEGKQLEFEAKGILAVIMQHEIDHLDGILFIDRISILKRTMYKKKLAKKLKIK, encoded by the coding sequence ATGGCCATTCTTAAAATTTTAACCTATCCTGAAAAATCGCTATTGCAACCATCAGATAAGGTTGACACAATTGACGATGACATAAGAAAACTAACCGAGGATATGGGAGAAACCATGTTTGAGGCACCTGGCGTCGGGCTTGCCGCGCCCCAGGTTGGTGTGAACAAACGAATTATTGTCTATGATTCAAATGCAGCAAATCCGGAAGATGACGGGTCAAAAAAGGAATTTACAGCCTTGATCAACCCCGAAATAATTTCAGCTTCGGGCAGCATTATTTCAGAAAAAGAAGCCTGTTTAAGTGTGCTTGACTATAGCTCTGATGTTAAAAGATATGAGACCGTAACGGTTAAGGCTCTTAATACTGAAGGAAAACAACTTGAATTTGAGGCCAAGGGAATTCTTGCCGTCATCATGCAGCATGAAATTGATCATCTTGATGGTATACTGTTTATTGACAGAATCAGCATCTTAAAAAGAACCATGTATAAAAAGAAACTTGCAAAAAAATTGAAAATCAAATGA
- a CDS encoding bifunctional riboflavin kinase/FAD synthetase → MELIENIDQINSPFKNAVITIGNFDGVHKGHQSLFQQVIEKAKQINGTSVAMTFDPHPLKALGISGPPLITRRDQKLELIEQCGIDVLLCIPFNMEFAAITAHDFIENFLVNKIGMKAIIIGADYSFGKDRLGNVDLLKTEEDNLGFKTIVSPWINNTDSDLERISSTRIREIVSQGNVDQAMKYLGRHYQIRGKVIKGRERGGSQLGFPTANIKLHDELCPKLGVYAVTVETTKGNFWGVANIGFSPTFGDHIFTIEVHILDFNHDIYDTRIRVNMVARLRDEQKFANIHELSEQIKKDIETAKDILEKNGHS, encoded by the coding sequence ATGGAATTAATTGAAAATATAGATCAGATTAACAGTCCGTTTAAAAATGCGGTCATTACCATCGGCAACTTTGACGGTGTTCACAAAGGACACCAGAGTCTTTTTCAGCAAGTGATAGAAAAAGCAAAACAGATCAACGGAACATCCGTTGCCATGACATTCGATCCTCACCCGCTAAAAGCTTTGGGAATTTCAGGCCCGCCCTTGATTACCAGACGTGACCAAAAGCTTGAACTTATTGAACAATGCGGCATAGATGTTTTGTTGTGCATCCCTTTCAACATGGAGTTTGCCGCCATTACCGCCCATGATTTTATTGAAAACTTTCTTGTGAATAAAATCGGAATGAAAGCTATCATTATTGGCGCGGACTATTCATTTGGGAAAGACAGACTGGGTAATGTAGATCTTTTAAAAACAGAAGAAGACAATCTTGGATTTAAAACCATTGTTTCACCCTGGATAAATAATACGGATTCAGATCTTGAAAGAATCAGCAGCACCAGAATCCGTGAAATTGTCAGTCAGGGAAATGTTGACCAGGCCATGAAATATCTTGGCCGGCACTATCAAATCAGGGGTAAAGTGATCAAAGGTCGCGAACGTGGCGGCAGCCAACTGGGATTTCCAACTGCCAATATCAAACTCCATGATGAGTTGTGCCCTAAACTGGGGGTCTATGCGGTGACGGTGGAAACAACAAAAGGCAATTTCTGGGGGGTGGCCAACATTGGTTTCTCACCTACATTTGGAGACCATATATTTACCATTGAGGTTCATATCCTTGATTTTAATCATGACATTTATGATACCCGTATCCGGGTCAATATGGTTGCAAGGTTAAGGGATGAACAAAAATTTGCCAATATTCACGAACTTTCCGAACAGATTAAAAAAGACATTGAAACCGCAAAGGATATTTTAGAGAAAAATGGCCATTCTTAA
- a CDS encoding tyrosine-type recombinase/integrase, with protein MNLHITAHDLRHTFNTYMRKAGTHDTVTMDITGHSTREMFDRYNTVDEKEKAEAVKRMEFFLFSHGDKVNKKS; from the coding sequence ATGAATCTGCATATCACAGCACATGATTTAAGGCATACCTTCAATACATACATGAGAAAGGCCGGCACCCATGATACCGTGACCATGGATATAACCGGGCACTCTACCCGGGAAATGTTTGACCGGTACAATACTGTTGATGAAAAAGAAAAGGCTGAAGCTGTAAAAAGAATGGAATTTTTTTTATTCAGTCATGGAGATAAGGTCAATAAAAAAAGTTGA
- a CDS encoding cupin domain-containing protein, whose product MQDVRKVKLILTRQPTTEGAGVHLSRVFGYNEAPTFDPFLMLDDFRSDTPEDYLKGFPWHPHRGI is encoded by the coding sequence ATGCAGGATGTCAGAAAAGTAAAATTGATATTAACCCGTCAACCAACTACAGAGGGGGCAGGGGTTCATCTGAGCCGGGTGTTTGGATACAATGAAGCGCCAACGTTTGACCCCTTTCTGATGCTTGATGATTTTCGGTCCGATACGCCTGAAGATTATCTTAAAGGATTCCCCTGGCACCCCCACCGTGGCATTTAA
- a CDS encoding pirin family protein yields MTYVLKGDVEHGDSLGNKGIISSGDVQWMTAGSGIIHQEMPKGDKKGAMYGFQLWANLPASQKMISPKYRDITADQVPEISTQNNIKIKVIAGNIAGVQGPMDDIVIDPEFLDCAVPAGETFIHEVDPTYTAFIYVIGGSGTTDNKFIENGNLVLFEKGEYLSITAADENLRFLVLTGNPLKEPVAWRGPIVMNTQEELAVAFQEYRDGTFIKK; encoded by the coding sequence ATAACCTATGTTCTTAAGGGGGATGTGGAACATGGGGACAGCTTAGGCAACAAGGGAATCATCTCTTCGGGGGATGTACAGTGGATGACGGCAGGCAGCGGGATTATCCACCAGGAAATGCCGAAAGGCGATAAAAAAGGGGCTATGTATGGATTTCAACTTTGGGCCAACCTGCCCGCATCACAAAAAATGATTTCACCAAAATACCGTGATATTACAGCAGACCAGGTTCCTGAAATAAGTACGCAAAACAATATTAAAATCAAAGTAATTGCAGGAAATATCGCCGGTGTACAAGGCCCAATGGATGACATTGTAATTGATCCTGAATTTCTGGATTGTGCCGTTCCGGCAGGGGAAACCTTTATACATGAAGTTGATCCGACTTATACCGCCTTTATTTATGTGATCGGCGGCAGTGGAACTACAGATAACAAATTTATAGAAAACGGCAATTTGGTTCTTTTTGAAAAAGGGGAATATTTATCAATTACAGCTGCCGATGAAAACCTCAGATTTCTGGTGTTAACAGGTAATCCGCTCAAAGAACCTGTCGCATGGAGAGGCCCTATTGTCATGAATACCCAGGAGGAACTGGCGGTTGCCTTTCAAGAATACCGGGACGGCACATTTATTAAAAAATAA
- a CDS encoding aminotransferase class III-fold pyridoxal phosphate-dependent enzyme produces MGDYFLSGLKTLKNSLIKEVRGRGLMTGFELISDKINARNYCESLKYNGVLCKETHDNIIRFAQPLVVKKRRY; encoded by the coding sequence ATGGGAGATTATTTTTTAAGTGGATTAAAAACGCTGAAAAATTCTTTGATAAAAGAAGTTCGGGGCAGGGGGCTGATGACTGGATTTGAATTGATTTCTGACAAGATAAACGCAAGAAACTATTGTGAAAGTTTGAAATACAATGGTGTTTTGTGCAAAGAGACACATGACAATATTATCCGGTTTGCGCAGCCACTGGTGGTAAAAAAAAGAAGATATTGA
- a CDS encoding IS110 family transposase, which yields MNNNITIGMDLGDKFHIAVVFDSDGTELEIAKVINTKTGIRTFFKQYKSATVAIEAGTHSPWISRLLTEMEQTVYVGNPRKLRYIWDSIDKSDARDARMLGMVCRLEPRLLQPIHHRSSQAQVDLTTIKSRDMLVKSRTQLINHVRGIVKANGERLPKCSAASFANKCSSDIPKELWPAIAPLFEVITELNCQIKELESKIEQLSIEKYPETRFLRQVPGVGPITALSYILYIEDP from the coding sequence ATGAATAACAATATCACAATAGGAATGGATTTGGGAGACAAGTTTCACATAGCGGTTGTATTTGACAGTGATGGCACTGAATTAGAGATTGCCAAGGTGATTAATACTAAAACCGGTATACGCACGTTCTTCAAACAGTACAAATCCGCCACAGTGGCTATAGAGGCAGGCACTCACTCTCCATGGATCAGCCGGTTGTTGACTGAAATGGAGCAGACCGTGTACGTCGGGAACCCTCGTAAATTAAGGTATATCTGGGACAGTATTGATAAATCAGATGCCCGGGACGCACGGATGCTTGGTATGGTTTGCCGATTGGAACCAAGACTTCTGCAACCAATACACCATCGCAGCAGCCAGGCCCAAGTTGATCTGACAACAATCAAATCCCGTGATATGCTGGTTAAGAGCCGCACACAGCTGATCAACCACGTAAGGGGAATCGTCAAAGCCAATGGGGAGCGTCTGCCCAAATGCAGTGCAGCAAGCTTTGCCAATAAATGTAGTTCCGATATCCCAAAAGAGCTTTGGCCTGCTATAGCGCCTTTGTTTGAAGTTATCACGGAGTTGAATTGCCAGATAAAAGAGCTTGAGAGCAAAATTGAACAACTCAGCATAGAAAAGTACCCTGAAACCAGGTTTTTGAGGCAGGTTCCTGGAGTTGGTCCCATAACTGCATTGTCATATATCCTTTACATTGAAGATCCTTGA
- the istA gene encoding IS21 family transposase produces the protein MQTEKNFGIAAMKAGMDEKTARKYRKMGKLPSELKQEHNWRTRKDPFEDVWDGIKGMLSINPGLEAKTIFEDLQRNQPSRFADGQLRTLQRRIKHWRATEGPGKEIFFAQIHKPGELCQSDFTHMDELGITISGVPFDHMIYHFVLTYSNWETGTICFSESFESLSQGLQNALWELGGVPYHHRTDRLAAAVNKETHPEEFTRRYQDLVDHYGLTPSKTNPSSPNENGDVEQRNYRFKKAVEQALLLRGHRDFKDREEYESFLSRLFGQLNAGRKGRLAEEVELLHRLPKRRIDSCKKLDLKVGPSSTIRVNHNVYSVNSRLIGEKIQVRLYMECLEIWYGQKKIDTLPRLRGEGKHKINYRHIIDSLVKKPRAFENYRYRDAMFPTSRFRIAYDYLKERYTVQSAASRYLKILYLAAKDSEVAVDSALTVLINESHEISKDAVQRLMESNAPVAGPDDIHIPAVDLTLYDKLLKEVAA, from the coding sequence ATTCAAACTGAAAAAAATTTCGGGATAGCAGCAATGAAAGCAGGTATGGATGAAAAAACGGCTCGAAAGTACCGTAAAATGGGCAAATTGCCAAGCGAACTTAAACAGGAGCATAACTGGAGAACACGTAAGGACCCGTTTGAAGACGTATGGGATGGTATCAAAGGAATGTTATCAATAAATCCGGGGTTGGAAGCCAAAACCATTTTTGAGGATCTTCAAAGAAACCAGCCAAGCCGATTTGCCGATGGGCAGTTGAGGACCTTGCAACGGAGGATAAAACATTGGAGGGCAACAGAAGGACCGGGTAAAGAAATTTTCTTCGCTCAAATTCATAAGCCGGGCGAATTATGCCAGTCTGACTTCACCCATATGGATGAGCTGGGCATCACCATATCCGGCGTTCCTTTTGATCACATGATTTATCATTTTGTTTTAACCTATTCCAACTGGGAAACCGGTACCATATGTTTCTCCGAGAGTTTTGAAAGCCTGAGCCAGGGCCTGCAAAATGCTTTATGGGAATTGGGCGGTGTACCGTATCATCACCGCACAGATCGCTTGGCTGCCGCTGTCAACAAGGAGACCCACCCGGAAGAGTTCACCCGCAGATATCAGGATCTTGTCGACCATTACGGTCTGACTCCTTCTAAAACGAACCCGTCCAGCCCCAATGAAAATGGTGATGTGGAGCAGCGCAATTACCGGTTCAAAAAAGCCGTTGAACAAGCCCTGTTATTGAGAGGTCACCGGGATTTTAAAGACCGGGAAGAGTATGAGAGTTTTCTGTCCAGGTTGTTTGGGCAACTGAATGCCGGCCGAAAAGGCCGCCTTGCAGAAGAAGTGGAACTCCTGCATCGGCTCCCCAAACGCCGGATCGACTCATGTAAAAAACTGGATTTAAAAGTCGGTCCCAGCAGTACCATACGAGTCAATCACAATGTCTACTCAGTGAACAGCAGGCTCATAGGAGAAAAAATACAGGTTCGTCTTTACATGGAATGTCTGGAAATCTGGTACGGACAGAAAAAGATCGACACCTTGCCACGGTTACGGGGTGAGGGGAAGCACAAAATCAATTACCGGCATATCATTGACAGCCTGGTCAAAAAGCCGAGGGCGTTTGAAAACTACCGCTATCGTGATGCCATGTTTCCCACCAGCCGTTTCCGGATTGCCTATGACTATTTAAAAGAACGCTATACTGTTCAAAGCGCTGCCTCAAGATATTTGAAGATTCTATACCTTGCCGCAAAAGACAGTGAAGTGGCTGTAGACAGTGCTCTGACGGTTTTAATAAACGAAAGCCATGAAATCAGCAAAGATGCGGTTCAGCGCCTTATGGAATCCAATGCCCCTGTTGCCGGACCAGATGATATCCATATTCCGGCAGTTGATTTAACCCTTTATGACAAACTTCTCAAGGAGGTGGCAGCATGA
- the istB gene encoding IS21-like element helper ATPase IstB translates to MMSDHDQIMNHLKSLHMPTMRRSYEEMADQARAESWGYEQYLLQLLNLECEVRWQNRIARNLRASKLPPSKTFENFDKKRLPIKVANHLNVLIDGSFLSRSENILAFGNPGSGKTHLLCAIGHELIAKGKQVLFISCSQLVQELLIAKRELELTKKLKSLSRFDAVIIDDIGYVQQSREEMEVLFTFLADRYEQGSLMITSNLPFSKWEQIFKDPMTTAAAIDRLVHHSIIFELNVESYRMEQAKKEAR, encoded by the coding sequence ATGATGAGTGATCATGACCAGATCATGAACCATCTCAAGAGTCTCCACATGCCGACCATGCGCCGCAGCTATGAAGAAATGGCAGATCAGGCCCGGGCGGAGTCATGGGGGTATGAACAGTATCTTTTACAGCTGCTGAATCTTGAATGTGAAGTGCGGTGGCAAAACCGGATAGCACGGAACCTGAGGGCATCCAAGCTGCCACCGTCAAAGACCTTTGAAAATTTTGATAAAAAACGCCTTCCCATAAAGGTCGCTAATCATTTGAATGTACTGATCGACGGCTCTTTTTTAAGCCGATCTGAAAATATTTTGGCCTTTGGGAATCCGGGAAGCGGGAAAACCCATCTGTTGTGTGCCATTGGCCATGAATTGATTGCAAAAGGAAAGCAGGTCCTTTTCATCTCATGCAGCCAGCTTGTTCAGGAGCTGCTGATCGCCAAAAGGGAGCTTGAGTTGACAAAAAAGCTCAAAAGCCTCTCCAGGTTTGATGCCGTGATTATCGATGATATCGGATATGTCCAGCAAAGCCGGGAAGAGATGGAGGTGCTGTTCACCTTCCTGGCAGACCGGTATGAGCAAGGCAGTCTGATGATCACCAGCAATCTTCCCTTTTCCAAGTGGGAACAGATTTTTAAAGATCCGATGACGACGGCTGCGGCTATCGACAGGCTTGTTCATCACAGCATTATCTTTGAATTGAATGTTGAGAGCTATCGCATGGAGCAGGCCAAAAAGGAGGCAAGATAA